The following are from one region of the Solidesulfovibrio fructosivorans JJ] genome:
- a CDS encoding NAD-dependent epimerase/dehydratase family protein, translating into MPVKTVLITGVNGFIGSHMARRLGRDYQVVGLGASSVDTRGLCQHYVQMMLPHPDFIQVLAQYQPECCLHFAGSASVGTSFAHPGVDFQSGPAAVFQILDALRQNQGNGKPCLFLFPSSAAVYGNPTKLPVAESDPINPISPYGYHKSMSEKLIEEFHTIYEVPYLVLRIFSCYGPGLRKQLLWDLCRKIDSGTVELYGTGEETRDYIHVKDLAELVAVILRKDIRNTVLNVGNGREVSTRTVADSMLRAMGREDLRPVFRGQGKTGDPLRWCCDCTKLHNLAHIKSEYADIDTGIAQYAQWYKKESSRA; encoded by the coding sequence ATGCCTGTAAAAACCGTACTGATCACCGGCGTCAATGGTTTCATCGGCAGCCACATGGCCAGACGGCTCGGCCGGGACTACCAGGTGGTAGGGCTCGGCGCCAGTTCCGTGGATACCCGGGGGCTTTGTCAGCATTATGTTCAGATGATGCTTCCCCATCCGGATTTCATCCAGGTTCTCGCCCAATATCAACCCGAGTGCTGCCTGCATTTCGCGGGTTCTGCCTCGGTGGGAACCTCGTTTGCGCATCCAGGAGTCGATTTTCAGTCCGGGCCGGCCGCAGTGTTCCAGATTCTCGATGCCTTGCGCCAAAACCAGGGCAACGGCAAGCCGTGTCTCTTTCTTTTCCCATCAAGCGCCGCTGTCTACGGCAACCCCACCAAGCTTCCTGTCGCGGAATCCGACCCGATTAACCCGATTTCTCCCTATGGTTACCACAAAAGCATGAGCGAAAAACTCATTGAGGAATTTCATACCATCTACGAAGTTCCTTATCTCGTCCTGCGTATCTTTTCCTGCTACGGACCAGGACTGCGGAAACAATTGCTGTGGGACTTGTGCCGCAAAATAGATTCTGGAACAGTGGAGCTTTACGGAACGGGCGAAGAAACTAGAGATTATATCCACGTAAAAGACTTGGCTGAACTTGTAGCGGTCATCTTGCGTAAAGACATTCGCAATACAGTCCTTAACGTGGGCAATGGCCGGGAGGTGAGTACCAGGACCGTGGCCGACAGCATGTTACGCGCCATGGGACGTGAAGACCTGCGCCCCGTCTTCAGAGGGCAGGGCAAAACAGGTGACCCCTTACGGTGGTGCTGTGATTGCACAAAATTACATAATCTTGCACATATAAAAAGTGAGTATGCTGATATTGACACTGGAATCGCACAGTATGCGCAATGGTATAAGAAAGAATCATCGCGTGCATAG